DNA sequence from the Lysinibacillus sp. OF-1 genome:
GAATAAGATGCGCAAATGGATTTATGTTGGAGCGTTTGTCGGCGTTCTATTATCAGCCATTGCTGCCATCCTCATGTCCACGATTTTGAATTCAGCAACAATTGATACGAATCGAGAATTAATGGAAGGTTATGTTGGGCTAGTTGCAGCAGCGATGATGATCGGTGTTGGTATTTGGCTGCATAGTAAATCAAGTGTAGTCAGTTGGAATCGCTATATTTCGAAACAAATGGGCAATGCCATTTCTAGTGGTTCTATTTTTGCGATGGCTGCCATTAGTTTCTTATCGGTCTTCCGTGAAGGAGCCGAAACACTAGTCTTTTACGCGGGTATTGCACCGAAAATGGAGACTTCGCAATTTATTCTTGGGATTGTTATAGCACTGCTTATACTTACTGTACTGGCTATTGTATTATTTAAAGCAAGTGGCAAAATCTCCATCCATAAATTTTTTGCTGTCGCAACGGTGCTTATTTATGTATTAGCCTTTAAAATTATTGGTGTCAGTCTGCATACATTGCAGCTCACGGATAATCTGTCCACGACGATTGTTGATGGCTTACCTGTCATTAGCCTGATTGGCTTCTATCCAACAGCGGAAACCATCATTGGGCAGGCAATCTTACTTGTGTTAGTGGCAGCTACTATAATCTATAAAAAGAAACGAGCCTAACGATAAAGGGTAGATGAGCGTACGTAAACCGCCATCTACCTTTTTGATTGCCAATGGGCAGGTCGTTTCAGATAGGAAGGCAATTTAGTAGAGCGGTCACCTTGTGCGGCGTTCATTTGCATTTGTGTTAAAAACAGACTTGTCGAAAGGTCAGCCCCACGTAAATTGGCATCACGTAAATCAGCTCCGATGAAATCTACTGCTTGTAAATTAGCATCTTGAAGATTGGCCGCGATTAAATAGCTACCCCTTAGATCAGTCGCTCGTAAATCCTTGCCTTTTAAATTTTTGCCCATCCAATCCGCTCCACGCTGATTCAAATGTCGCGTGATTTTGCCTTTCAGCCTCTGTTGACGAATTTGTTCGCTTGTTTGTAGTAATAGCGCATTGACAGGCATACGAATAGCCATCATATCGAGTGCTAATAAGGCATCGGCATCAAGTGATTTTGCTTGTTGTAGCTGCTCCAATTGCGTTAGAAGCTGCTCATCAAGCGGCTGTTCACCTGATAGGATAAGGCCTCAGCTACATAAGCAAGCATTTCGTAAAGCTGTTCCATGATTGGGAAAACCCGAAACAACTTGTCAGCATGCTCACGGGATTGTCGCCAATCTTGTCCATGAAACGTGACCTGTGACACTTGCTGCCCAGCACCCAAGCAATCAAAAACCGTACAGCCTTTAAAGCCTGTGTCTTGTAGCTTGCTATGGATATGACAGCTATAGTCATCCTGTAAATTAGGGCATGGGGAGCCAGCTGGTTTATTGATGGCAAAGTCACTGGAAGCAACGATATTTAAAGCGGTACAGCATAAGCCGAAATAGCTTTGGCAATCCGCCTGTAAGCTTTCACGGATTTTTTGCCAACAGAGGTAGCTCTTTTTGTCTGATGTGACATCCTCATTGTCCTCTCTTACCTCATTCATATAGTTAATAGTTTATTATTAACGACAGACTAGCAGTTAAAATAAGGATAAAACTGTATTTTGAAAGATCGTAGGGGATATGGTATTCTTCTTCAAAAGAGTTGTGGAGAAAAGTGGTGGTGAAGCATGGGGTAACGGTCAATGAATTATTACAATTGCCATCCTTTCGGGGGGCAGAGGTGCTAACAGGTCGAAATAATTTACATCGTACGGTATCTTCCTTATCTGTATTAGAGGTATCCAATGTTGATTTTTATTCTAAAATTATTAATCGTGTGCAAGAGGAATGGTATGCAGAAGAGATTGTCATTAGCTCTTTTTACTCCATACGAGATAGTGTGGAGCAGCAATGCGAAACGATTCAGCATTTACATGATTTAGGAGAGCTTGGTCTTATTTTATATTATGTCGGTATTGTCTTGCCCGATATTCCAAAGGAAGTGCTTGACTTAGCGGAGGCGCAAGGATTTATTATCATTTGTATGCCAAGAAATGATTATTCACTGCGTTATAACGAGGTAATTTATGAGGTAATGGAGGCAATTGTTAGCAATCAAGGTGTGAATGATCATTTTGTGAAAGAAACGTTGGAAAAGGTATCCTTACTGCCAGAGCATTTAAGAAGTGTTGAAATTACGCTGAAAATGCTCTCAGATCGTTTGAAAGCCAATATTGTGCTCACAAATAATCATTTTGATATTGTGAATCAAGTGATGTGGCCACGAAATTCATCATTAGATGTAGCGAACGTTATTGAAGAATGCTCGCAGGCCAACTTCCAGCACGAAACAGGAAAGCTAGAGCTAGAAAGAAGTGATGTCTCCTGTGTCGTTGACTATAAAAGAGTGCATCAGAAAAATGGCGAGCCCCTCTTTTTATTCTTAATTAAAGAAAATACAAAACTGCCTGCCAAAACGATTGAAAAAGTAAGTGAGGTTGTGCAAGTAGCCATTAATTTATGGGGGGACAAGCATGATGAGGTAAGTGAGTATGCCTTAGTGAAAGCCATTATTAATGATGAAAGTGAAAAAATGAGAAGATTAGCGAATCTCCTTCATATAGATGTTTCCGCCATTCAAATGATGTGGCTCGTCTACATGCATGATTTAGCGGACGAAAAAAGAATTCGCGATGAATTAGAAGAGCAGCTGTCCAAGTATTACCAAACAAGAGTGATACAATGCATTGATCATTGTATAATTGTGTTACTAGGGAATTGTTTGTATAAACATCATGAATTTGAAATTGCCACTGAATTTAACGATACTACAAGCTATACTGCTCAAATAGCGGAAATTGTTTATGCGCCCAAAATGAGAAATACAAAGTCTGTTCGTCAAATGTATCAATTGGTCAATCAGGTGGGGGACAAGGCCCATACCATTTATCCAATGCAAAAGCTGTTTACGGCAGCGGAAGTACGCTCCATGAAAAGGGCGATGGATGTCAGTATACAGGGAGAAGAAATGATTGAAGAGTATTTGTCTGTCATTGAACCTATCTTGCGCGATCATGATTCCTTACAGACCTTAATTACCTTTTTATTAGACGCAAATGCTAGTGTGGAGCGCTGTGCAGAGCTACTTTATATTCATAAAAATACAGTGAAATATCGCATTAAAAAAATTAGTGAGTTGATTGGCACAGATGTCACAGTATACGCAGAATTTTACGATGTGTATATGGCTTGTATGCTGTATCGATTGATTAATGATTGATTAGAATAATCTGAAATTTTGTCATTTTGAACAAAATTTCAGATTATTTTTTTCATTTACGCAAAAGACGTGAAACCACCCTTTCTTTTATAATGAAGAACATTAACCAATCAAGCAATAACAAGGAGGGAGTCATATGCAAAACGAAAACAAAGGTCAATCATGGTATAGCTTAGGCATTATTTGGGCGGGTGCCATGATTTGTATTCCCAGTTTATTAGTAGGTAACGCACTCATAACAAATATGAGTCTATCAAAGGCACTTGCTGTCGCTTTTGTAGGCTACGCGATTGTCGTATTCATTATGATTTTACAAGGAATGCAAAGCAGTGATTTAGGAAAACCAACTGTTCATGTGGCAGGGCAAGTGTTTGGTAAAAAAGGCTCTCGTACTATTTTGTCCATTATTTTAGCCATTGCTTGCTTAGGCTGGTTTGGTATTCAGGCCAATGTTTGTGGCGTTGCCTTAGCGAATTTACTAGCAATCTATCATTTGAATATACCTATTCCGCTTGCTTCATTGATAAGTGGTATGGTGATGGTCGTATCCGCTCTTTATGGAATGAAAGTGTTACGTGTATTAAGCTATATCGCCGTACCATTACTTGTCATCATTTGCCTTTACGGTTTAGGGCAAACATTAACGGGCGATCAGCTACAGCTTATTCGAGACTATCAGCCACAGGGGAATATGAACTTTATGGATGGTTTAGCTGTAACGATTGGATCTTTTGCTTTAGGGGCTGTCATAGCGGGAGATTATTCGCAATTTTCCAAAAAGCGTTCAGATGTAGTCAAGGCCGCTGCATTGGGCATTATTCCAGCTGGTGTACTAATGATTGTGGTAGGAGCCATCTTAACGATTGCCTATCAGACAAGTGATATTACAGCTGTCTTTCTGCATATCGCAACACCGTTTATTGGTGGGGTTGGCTTGATTTTAGCGACATGGAAAACGAATTTGGTCAATGCCATTTCTGGCGGTATCGCTTTAATTAATGTGTTCGATGTTGCCAAAAACAAAGAGCGCTTAGCGATTGGGGTTGCAGGAACAATTGGCACAATTTTAGCGGTAGTTGGGATATTAAATTATTTTACACCTATTATGTCGATCTTATCGGCCATGATTCCACCTGTTGCAGGGGTGA
Encoded proteins:
- a CDS encoding PucR family transcriptional regulator, which codes for MVKHGVTVNELLQLPSFRGAEVLTGRNNLHRTVSSLSVLEVSNVDFYSKIINRVQEEWYAEEIVISSFYSIRDSVEQQCETIQHLHDLGELGLILYYVGIVLPDIPKEVLDLAEAQGFIIICMPRNDYSLRYNEVIYEVMEAIVSNQGVNDHFVKETLEKVSLLPEHLRSVEITLKMLSDRLKANIVLTNNHFDIVNQVMWPRNSSLDVANVIEECSQANFQHETGKLELERSDVSCVVDYKRVHQKNGEPLFLFLIKENTKLPAKTIEKVSEVVQVAINLWGDKHDEVSEYALVKAIINDESEKMRRLANLLHIDVSAIQMMWLVYMHDLADEKRIRDELEEQLSKYYQTRVIQCIDHCIIVLLGNCLYKHHEFEIATEFNDTTSYTAQIAEIVYAPKMRNTKSVRQMYQLVNQVGDKAHTIYPMQKLFTAAEVRSMKRAMDVSIQGEEMIEEYLSVIEPILRDHDSLQTLITFLLDANASVERCAELLYIHKNTVKYRIKKISELIGTDVTVYAEFYDVYMACMLYRLIND
- a CDS encoding cytosine permease — encoded protein: MQNENKGQSWYSLGIIWAGAMICIPSLLVGNALITNMSLSKALAVAFVGYAIVVFIMILQGMQSSDLGKPTVHVAGQVFGKKGSRTILSIILAIACLGWFGIQANVCGVALANLLAIYHLNIPIPLASLISGMVMVVSALYGMKVLRVLSYIAVPLLVIICLYGLGQTLTGDQLQLIRDYQPQGNMNFMDGLAVTIGSFALGAVIAGDYSQFSKKRSDVVKAAALGIIPAGVLMIVVGAILTIAYQTSDITAVFLHIATPFIGGVGLILATWKTNLVNAISGGIALINVFDVAKNKERLAIGVAGTIGTILAVVGILNYFTPIMSILSAMIPPVAGVMIASYWVIHKGKADSWHEVEGVNRLGVFSWLVGAMIACMPVVFSLFPELPSLPNQPMIGIIISFVIYYIGYRLSIQKTVILEEHR